A single Dehalococcoidia bacterium DNA region contains:
- a CDS encoding UbiA family prenyltransferase, with protein MIGTMAAPTSSVRLINAFSPLLLSLRAKQWAKNLLLYLPFVFTINFWWAPGDLGHTLIPLLQVTLAFALFCLLSSAVYLVNDVIDRDSDQQHPVKRNRPIASGRLSPGLAGAVAGVMGVGALGVSFLVNPLFGIVALIYSVLSLGYSFYLKQLVIVDVMALAAGFVLRAAAGGVVIDVPISPWLYICTTLGALFLACGKRRNELLLLGKGSSSHREALKEYT; from the coding sequence ATGATTGGCACGATGGCGGCACCTACATCGTCGGTTCGGCTGATAAACGCATTTTCGCCCCTTCTGCTCTCCTTGCGAGCGAAGCAGTGGGCAAAGAATTTGCTGCTTTACCTTCCCTTCGTTTTCACCATCAACTTCTGGTGGGCGCCCGGCGACTTGGGCCATACTCTAATACCGCTTCTTCAAGTCACCCTGGCCTTCGCGCTTTTTTGCCTCCTGTCCAGCGCCGTCTACCTCGTGAACGACGTGATTGACAGGGACAGTGACCAGCAGCACCCGGTGAAGAGGAATCGGCCCATCGCGTCGGGGAGGTTGTCACCAGGGCTGGCAGGTGCGGTCGCCGGGGTCATGGGCGTGGGAGCACTGGGCGTCAGCTTTTTGGTAAATCCACTATTTGGTATCGTCGCGCTGATTTATAGCGTCCTGAGTCTGGGCTACTCGTTCTACCTGAAGCAGCTTGTCATTGTGGACGTCATGGCGCTGGCGGCTGGATTCGTCCTGCGGGCCGCCGCCGGTGGTGTTGTCATAGACGTGCCGATTTCACCCTGGCTTTACATCTGTACTACCCTGGGAGCGCTGTTCCTGGCCTGCGGCAAACGTCGAAACGAATTACTCCTGTTGGGAAAAGGAAGCTCCAGCCACAGGGAAGCGCTCAAGGAATACACG